In a single window of the Zea mays cultivar B73 chromosome 5, Zm-B73-REFERENCE-NAM-5.0, whole genome shotgun sequence genome:
- the LOC100278078 gene encoding uncharacterized protein LOC100278078 (The RefSeq protein has 1 substitution compared to this genomic sequence), producing the protein MATVPVPLPWPSVRRSLQEGAASAASYARRAPWQGAARPAATVRSVETLVVIVAAIVLAAVLAGVLARVCGGRHVVPSAQYHDEEGWVERRCRSCLDSGLPPPEQGASKTSEAK; encoded by the coding sequence ATGGCGACGGTGCCGgtgccgttgccgtggccgagcgtgAGGAGGTCGCTGCAGGAGGGGGCCGCCAGCGCGGCATCGTACGAGCGGCGAGCTCcgtggcagggggcggcgcggcccgCGGCCACGGTGAGGTCGGTGGAGACGCTGGTGGTGATCGTGGCCGCGATCGTGCTCGCCGCCGTGCTGGCGGGCGTCCTCGCGCGGGTCTGTGGCGGGCGGCACGTCGTGCCGAGCGCCCAGTACCACGACGAGGAAGGCTGGGTGGAGAGGCGCTGCCGGAGCTGCCTCGACAGCGGGCTGCCGCCGCCGGAGCAGGGGGCGTCCAAGACGAGCGAGGCCAAATAG
- the LOC100273513 gene encoding uncharacterized protein, which yields MEGTTQPTAGAREKLLPTSAAASLPPYLDPHPADSSSYAVLLVPVRRRLRRGGRCIAPCLTALLLALAGFLLWPADPDISLARFHLGHVSVVARPAVAVTISAALKVRVRNPDLFALDYTRLDVAIGYRGKPLGLVTSGGGRVQARAVSYVDANLQLDGIRVVEDAIYLLKDLARGSVPFDALAEVEGHLHFFFLSIPVKGRISCVVHVNPHNQTIVHQDCYPE from the exons ATGGAGGGGACCACGCAACCCACCGCGGGGGCGCGGGAAAAGCTGCTCCCCACCTCCGCCGCCGCCTCTCTGCCGCCCTACCTCGACCCGCACCCCGCCGACTCCTCCTCCTACGCGGTCCTCCTCGTCCCCGTCCGCCGCCGCCTGCGCCGCGGCGGCCGCTGCATCGCCCCCTGCCTCACCGCCCTCCTCCTCGCGCTCGCGGGCTTCCTCCTCTGGCCGGCCGACCCGGACATCTCCCTCGCCCGCTTCCACCTGGGGCACGTCTCCGTCGTGGCGCGCCCCGCCGTCGCCGTCACCATATCCGCCGCGCTCAAGGtccgcgtccgcaacccggacctCTTCGCGCTCGACTACACCCGCCTCGACGTCGCCATCGGCTACCGCGGCAAGCCGCTTGGCCTGGTAACGTCCGGCGGCGGACGGGTCCAGGCGCGCGCTGTCTCGTACGTCGACGCCAACCTGCAGCTCGACGGCATACGCGTCGTCGAGGACGCGATCTACCTGCTCAAGGACCTCGCGCGGGGATCCGTGCCCTTTGACGCCCTCGCCGAGGTCGAGGGTCACCTTCACTTCTTCTTCCTCAGTATCCCGGTCAAG GGGAGAATATCTTGCGTGGTTCATGTTAATCCACACAACCAAACTATAGTACATCAGGACTGCTACCCCGAG TGA
- the LOC100282105 gene encoding proteasome component 2 yields the protein MECVLGLVGRDFAVVAADTSAVQSILVHKTDEDKVMVLDSHKLLGASGEPGDRVQFTEFIQKNLHLYQFRNTIPLSTAAAANFTRGELATALRKNPYMVNVILGGYDKDVGASLYYIDYIATLHKIDKGAFGYGSYFCLSLMDKLYRPDMTVEEAVDLVDKCIKEIRLRLVVAPQNFVIKIVDKDGAREYARRELVGDSAPAEAAATVAA from the exons atggagtgcgttttgggcTTGGTTGGCCGCGACTTCGCGGTGGTGGCGGCCGACACCTCCGCCGTGCAGAGTATCCTCGTCCACAAGACTGACGAGGACAAAGTAATGGTCCTCGACTCGCACAAGCTGTTGGGCGCTTCAGGGGAGCCTGGTGACCG GGTGCAGTTTACGGAGTTCATACAGAAGAACCTCCACCTGTACCAGTTCCGCAACACCATCCCGCTGTCAACCGCCGCTGCCGCCAACTTCACACGCGGCGAGCTCGCCACAGCCCTTCGTAAG AATCCATACATGGTCAATGTTATTCTCGGTGGTTACGATAAGGATGTTGGCGCCTCACTGTACTACATCGACTACATTGCGACCTTGCACAAGATCGACAAGGGCGCTTTTGGGTACGGATCGTATTTCTGCCTGTCTCTGATGGACAAGCTGTACCGCCCGGACATGACCGTTGAGGAAGCGGTAGACCTCGTTGATAAGTGCATTAAGGAGATCCGGCTGCGGCTGGTTGTGGCGCCCCAGAACTTCGTGATCAAGATCGTCGACAAGGACGGGGCCAGGGAGTACGCGAGGCGTGAACTCGTCGGCGACAGTGCACCTGCTGAAGCTGCAGCTACGGTTGCCGCCTGA